The Candidatus Saccharibacteria bacterium oral taxon 955 DNA segment ATGGCGAGTTTCAACGCTTTGATTAGATGCACCGAGGATATTGACTATTTTGTCCGCAGAAAAACCTAGGAAATTAGTTAGGTCGTTTGCCACTGTCTCAGAGATCGCAAACACCATATCGGCCTGATATAGTACCGAAAACCTCGTGAAGAACTGTTCCGACGCTCCATAGCCAAGATACTTCCTGACGTACATCAGCGGAATAAGATCATAGTAGATCAGCGACTTGTGCGCAGTAGTCGGAAATACTGGGCAAGCTTCATCGAGAAACAGCGAAGTAATCATAAAAGACACTTTTGCGCCGGGAAATCCTCTGTTTAGATACTCGTCGATAATGGCCTGGTTCCGCTTCTGACCCTTGGTTATTGAACTCAAATCTTCATAGTTAGGGACATCAAGAGCAAGAAAAGTAGCCTCGACTCTTTTTAGGCCTTCTACAAAATCTTTCAACTCATCGCTATATGGTAACCGGCTATTAAATAACAGCTTGATATCTGGTGTATTCGTCATGAGCTTATCTGAACCACACCACGCCTCTAGCGTTCGCGCCGTATACTTGCCCATACCACGATGCCACGCCTTTGTCTGCAAAAGTTGACAATCAATAATAAAGACTTCGCGTTCCGAACTGCTCATCGTTTTACCACTTTCTTTATGACACGCTTCAACCTTCGATATACAGCAAAACCAACCCGGCGTGGGTGCCATCTGTTTAGCTTGCCAGCGTTAGTGTATCTTTGTGCCAAACTAAACCATACTCGTGAATCGTAACCTTCGTCCTCCTCGCCGTCTAGCTGAGGACGGATGTTCTCATAGTCAGTCGCTGGCAGAAGCTTGCCTTGTGTAAATAAATCAACCTTTTTTGCAACTATCTTCGCCATTTGTCTCATCCTAATCGAATCAACCTCGTTAGCTGGTCTTTCCTCAAGCGTCTCCTCAAGATCGCGGATTTTATCTTTCAAAAAGGTGACGCGCTGATGCAAGAAATTAAGCTCTTCCCAGACATTCAATGTCACTACATACGGACCATACACCACCCGACCAACTTGGGGTAGTTTATCGCCATAATAATTCTTATCAGCATAATAGTGGTTCTTGCCATCGGAGTATACGAGTTCGTACTGAATCGATTTAGCATAGTCATCAATACTAGCCACACCGTCGGTCGCGACACAAATAATATGTGGTCGAATCTTGTCCCAATCACAGCCTCTCAATACTTCAAGTTCTTTTTTGCCTGCATTTACCTTGAGGAAGTCTATTTCGCCTAGGTCGTGAGATGTGATAATCTCACCGAGTGTCGTAACCTTAACTTTATATTCTGTAGTATAGTTAGCTAAGTCTCCTTCACCCAAGCGCTCACGGTAAATAATTTCACCAGACGACTTATCGCTCAAAAAACCATGTATGATTAAGTCGCGACTTCGGTATTTTTTCAGCAACCCCTCAAGTCGTCCACTAGGAGTAACATCAATCCCACTCCAGCCACGGTCGTAAAAGAATCGTGTTGCCGAAGAATATGCTGGATGACCAGCTCCAACATCTACATAAACTCCGTTATTTTTATCCCCCAGCAAAGAGTCTAGTATTATGTCCTCTCTGTTGGGAGCATAAGATATGGTATAGGCATTAATCGGTCGTATATTTCTCATAATCACTCTTTGACAGAAAACGTAACAGGCGGGTTAATCAGATATGGCGTTTTCATCTCCTTAAACACATCAAACGTCTTGGCCTCTTCCCACCACTCAGCGACTTCTGTACCATTCTTGTAGATAACAGCTGGCTCAATAACATAAGTACCAGTGTTAAATACATTTGGAACCTCGAAGCTAACTGTTATCTTGTCGCCAGCCTTCATCTTGAGTGGCTCATGCTTTAATATGACGCTATTTGTTCCTAGGATGTGTTGCTCAGCAGTAGATTTAATCATAAAACCCGGCACTGCATCAGGAACGTCTTCGTGAGCAATCAGCGTATAACTGAAGCTAACCGTTGGGTGAGTGTCGGTGTAGCGCTTGGCACTTGTTTTGATATTGTCCATCGTAACCACTTTGGTTCCCCAGCGTGAGTTTTTGGTTTGCTCCTCATCATCAGAGTCTTGATTAATGAACATTTTTGTATACATCGAAGCAATTTTTGAGGCGCGACCAATCTCGACAACTTCGCTATCCTCAATCAAAACCGCACGGTCACAGTATTCACGTACCGCATTCATATCATGCGTGACAAAAACGACTGTCGTATTGCTTGCCTTTAGTTTGCGGAAATAATCAAAACACTTCTTCTGGAAGTCGGCGTCACCAACCGCAAGCACCTCGTCAATCAAAAGTACATCTGCTTGCGCACGAGTTGCCACCGAAAACGCCAATCGTACCTGCATACCGCTTGAGTAGTTCTTGAGCTTTTGGTCCATGAAACGCTCAAGCTCTGCGAACGCCACAATATCGTCATACATATCAGCTATCTCAGCCCTAGTAAATCCGAGTAGCGCACCGTTTAGATAAACATTTTCTCGACCCGTCAACTCTGGATTAAACCCAACACCCAGTTCGATAAATGGCACAAGCTTACCCTCAATCCTGACACTACCGCTAGTTGGCTGGTAGATTCCAGCTAGAATTTTGAGCAAAGTACTTTTACCACTTCCGTTTCGCCCCAAAATCCCGAAAAACTCACCTTTTTTTATCTCAAGTGATATGTTTTTGAGCGCCTGCTGATGCTCAAAGCCTCGTCGGTGTGAGCGCAACATGCCTGTAAACGCTTGTTTGATTGAGGTTTTTTTCTCGTGAGGCAATACAAATGATTTACTGACATTTTTTACCGAAACTACCGCCGTGCTTTCATGCTTTTTTCGCTCAGCCATCTAGATATCCTCCGCAAACCTATCTTGTCGCGCAGTAAAGAACTTCCACGCACCAATCGCAATCACAATCACCAAACCAACCGGTACTAGCCTCATCAATTCATTACCATAAACGGTCCCTACAGTTTGGGTTTGAGGCGTTATCATAACGTAGCGTATGTCCTGAATAATCTGAGCAACCGGGCTAAGCAGTAGTATCTTCGCAGCCCCCGCTGGCAAAAGTGTAATCGGATACAGAATCGGCGTGGCATAAAAGAATCCTTGCATAAACACTTCCCAGATATAATTCATATCACGCAGCCTCACAAATACTGCGCTCAACAGGAAGGCAACTCCAATCGAGAGAATGAACAGCTCGATGATCAAAAGAGGTAGCCAGACAATCGGTAGAGTCAGTGGCACCTTATTGATAACCATAAACAAGCCAACAACCAAAAGGTTTATGAACAAGTTTATTAGCGCCGAGAGCGAACCAGCCAGCACGATCACGTATTTCGGAAAGTTTATCTTTCGGATCAGATCACCCTTGCTGACGATAGCAGCGACTCCACCGTTGGTCACCTCGGCAAAATAGTTCCATAGAACGATTCCGAGCAAGAGATAAACCGGCATATGATCAATGTCATGACCAATTTTCAAAAACTTAACAAAGATAAAGTACAAAATAACAAACAGTGCAAGTGGCCTGAGCAGCGACCACACATACCCTAGCACAGATCCTTGATAACGTAGTTTAAAATCGGTTAACACTAGCTCGCGAAGTAGGATAGTAGAATGACTAAGCGAGGATTTACTTCGTAGTTTCGTTCCCATAATCTCTGTCTATTATACGATATCGAGGACCTAATCACCAGCCTGACCAGTACCCGAGACAACACCACCACCTACATTTACACTGCCATGGAAGCCAGCGTCACCGAAGGAGAATATACCTCCGT contains these protein-coding regions:
- a CDS encoding ABC transporter permease, producing the protein MGTKLRSKSSLSHSTILLRELVLTDFKLRYQGSVLGYVWSLLRPLALFVILYFIFVKFLKIGHDIDHMPVYLLLGIVLWNYFAEVTNGGVAAIVSKGDLIRKINFPKYVIVLAGSLSALINLFINLLVVGLFMVINKVPLTLPIVWLPLLIIELFILSIGVAFLLSAVFVRLRDMNYIWEVFMQGFFYATPILYPITLLPAGAAKILLLSPVAQIIQDIRYVMITPQTQTVGTVYGNELMRLVPVGLVIVIAIGAWKFFTARQDRFAEDI
- a CDS encoding ATP-binding cassette domain-containing protein, with protein sequence MAERKKHESTAVVSVKNVSKSFVLPHEKKTSIKQAFTGMLRSHRRGFEHQQALKNISLEIKKGEFFGILGRNGSGKSTLLKILAGIYQPTSGSVRIEGKLVPFIELGVGFNPELTGRENVYLNGALLGFTRAEIADMYDDIVAFAELERFMDQKLKNYSSGMQVRLAFSVATRAQADVLLIDEVLAVGDADFQKKCFDYFRKLKASNTTVVFVTHDMNAVREYCDRAVLIEDSEVVEIGRASKIASMYTKMFINQDSDDEEQTKNSRWGTKVVTMDNIKTSAKRYTDTHPTVSFSYTLIAHEDVPDAVPGFMIKSTAEQHILGTNSVILKHEPLKMKAGDKITVSFEVPNVFNTGTYVIEPAVIYKNGTEVAEWWEEAKTFDVFKEMKTPYLINPPVTFSVKE